From the genome of Fusobacterium varium:
TGTGTCCCAGAGTTTTAAAAGTTACAATTATTGCACTTCTTAAAAAGAAGTGCAATTTTAAATTTTTCAATTTTAGGTGAAAAAATGATAATATATTTTAACTTATCTTATTATATAAACAAAAAATGTTTATCTTTTATAAAAATAAAGAATAAGGAGACAATTATGTTATTATATTTTGAATTGGAGGATTTTGTTCTTTCAAAGAAATAATTTTTAAGTGTAATGGAAAAGAGTAGGCTTAAAAATAAACCTACTCTTTTTTATTACCAACTATTTATTTACAGCCTCAGATAATGCTTTTCCTGGTTTGAATTTAACTACTTTTTTAGCTTCGATAGTCATTTCTTCTCCAGTTTGAGGATTTCTACCAGTTCTAGCAGCTCTTTCAGCAACTTCAAATTTTCCAAATCCTATAAAAGTAATATCTTCACCTTTTACTAATCCTTCTTCTAAAGCAGCAAGGAATGCATTAGCTTTTCTTTCAGCTTCAGCTTTAGTTTCGAATGCACCTTTCTCAAAATATAAATCAATAAACTCTTTTTTAGTCATT
Proteins encoded in this window:
- a CDS encoding HU family DNA-binding protein, with translation MTKKEFIDLYFEKGAFETKAEAERKANAFLAALEEGLVKGEDITFIGFGKFEVAERAARTGRNPQTGEEMTIEAKKVVKFKPGKALSEAVNK